The genomic window TAGAAAGCAGGGCTACCAACAGTAGCCAATTAATTTTTGGGGCTGTAACCCCGTAAAAAGTAGTTAATTTTTTTCTCTCTACTACCGCTAAAAAAATGGCTGGCGCTAAAAAAAGGCCAATCTGTTGTGCTACAAGCAAAATTTTAAAGGCGCCAATATATCGCATATCATTCATTGCTGCGCCTTTAAGCCCATCAATTCCACTGGTTAAAAAAACCAGCACCATGCCTAATAAGGCAAAAACTATTAATCCGCCAATGGCGAATAACAATAGGTAGAGCATTTGCACAAATGGGCTATTCTCTTGCTTGTTGGGGCTACTTTGATACATTTTTATTTTTATGTGTAACTTTGCAACGTTTTAATTGGCTTTGAATATAGAAAAATGTCTGTAAAGATAGGAAATATTGATTTAGGAGAGTTCCCCCTATTATTGGCGCCCATGGAAGATGTGAGCGATCCTCCTTTCCGTTACGTCTGTAAACAAGGCGGGGCAGATATGATGTACACGGAGTTCATTTCTTCTGAAGGCTTAATTCGCTCTGCGGCAAAAAGTAGGGCAAAACTTGATATTTTTGAATACGAGCGTCCTATTGGCATCCAAATTTTTGGGAGCGATATAGAAAGTATGCGTGAAGCTACCGAAATTGCTACTTTGGCTGGCCCAGATTTGATGGACATTAACTACGGTTGCCCCGTTAAAAACGTAGCTTGTAGAGGTGCTGGTTCTGCTCTATTACAAGATATTGATAAGATGGTAAAAATGACGGAAGCTGTAGTAAAAGCAACGCATTTACCTGTAACCGTAAAAACCCGCTTAGGCTGGGACGATAATACCAAAAACATAGAAGAAGTTGCCGAACGTTTACAAGATATTGGTATACAAGCTTTAACAGTACACGGCAGAACTAGAGCTCAGTTATACAAAGGCGAGGCCGATTGGACACTAATTAGAGAAATTAAGCGCAATCCGCGTATCAAAATTCCAATTTTTGGTAATGGCGATATTGATAGCCCAGAGAAAGCCGCCAACTGGCGTTTAGAATATGGTGTAGACGGAATGATGATTGGAAGAGCCGCCATTGGCTACCCTTGGATTTTTAGAGAAGTGAAACATTTTTTCGCCACGGGAGAGCATT from Pedobacter sp. SL55 includes these protein-coding regions:
- the dusB gene encoding tRNA dihydrouridine synthase DusB; this translates as MSVKIGNIDLGEFPLLLAPMEDVSDPPFRYVCKQGGADMMYTEFISSEGLIRSAAKSRAKLDIFEYERPIGIQIFGSDIESMREATEIATLAGPDLMDINYGCPVKNVACRGAGSALLQDIDKMVKMTEAVVKATHLPVTVKTRLGWDDNTKNIEEVAERLQDIGIQALTVHGRTRAQLYKGEADWTLIREIKRNPRIKIPIFGNGDIDSPEKAANWRLEYGVDGMMIGRAAIGYPWIFREVKHFFATGEHLAGPTLLERVEACRTHFTKSVEWKGPKVGVFEMRRHYANYFKGLPDFKPYRTQLVKEENIDTIYTLLDEILDKYINVEPITELA